A region of the Roseobacter denitrificans OCh 114 genome:
GGTCAGCCAGTACTACCCGGATCTCGGCCTGCGGCCTTGCCGCGACATTGACGTTCTGGTGCGCCCCGAAACGCTGCGCCCCGTTGTGCTGGCGGCAATCGACGCAGGCTATAAGTTCGTCGTGCCCGGCCAGGCCGAGCATCCGCTGACAGAACCCTCGGAAATTGACGCCGCACTCCATTATCGCAATGACGCGAGCCTTCTGACGCCGGAAGGCATGGCGATTGACCTGCAGGTCAAGCTGGACAAATACTCCGGCATCTTCTCGCGCGAGGATGTCTTTGCGCAGGCCATACCCGCCGTGCTCGGTGGCAAAGAGTTCATGACCATGCCGCCTGCGTTTCTGTTCAACTACCTGTGCCACCACCACGCACGGCATGTCTGGTCCCGGCTGCACTGGCTGAGCGATCTGGATGCGCTGGTCAATGCGCCCCAATTTGATGTGGATGAGGCCGTCGCGCTGGCCCAAAAGCTCAATCAGAGCGGTACTGTCGAGGCCAGCCTTGAGATGCAGCGCCTCATGTCGCCCGCGCAATCCTGGGATGACGCCCCGGAAATGTGGCGGGGCTTCAAGTTTCTGGAACTCAGTCTGCGTAACCTCTCCGGTGACCTCGATCTGGAAAAACGCATCGGGTTCAACATGAAGGGCGCGGAATTCATGTTTGACTGGCAAGCAGATCCCAGCCTCATTCGCAAAGCACGGCTGCGCCACTCCCTGCGCGTGTGGCAGCCGACGATCCGACAATACACCCGCTTTCCCCTGCCGCGCGGCTTGCGATGGCTTTATGTCTTCCCGAGGTTCATGCACCTGTTGGAAAGAACGCGGGATCGGGGCGGCAAGAAAGCAGAATAAACCCTGAGCCCATCACGAAGGACAGGCGCATGGTTGACCTTCTCCCCTTGGAACGCTTTGAGAGCCCGGACAAAAACTTTTGAGGACATCTGATACCATGCAGCAGCCGCTTCGCATTGCGCTTGTTCTGGAAACCTCTGGCGGAGGGTCCGGGCGCCACGCGCTTGATCTTGCCGAAGGGCTGGCCCTGTCCGGCCATGACGTCACCGTGATCTGGTCACCGGTGCGCGCACAGGAAGATTTTCAGACACGGCTGTTGGCCATGCCGACTATTAAAAACCTGCAACTGACGATGCATCGCGCTGTAGGGTTGGCCGATGCAAGCAGCCTGCGTGCGCTCAAATCGCTGCTGAAGGCGCATGGCCCGTTTGATGTGATCCACGGTCACAGCTCCAAGGCAGGCGCGTTGATCCGCCTGCTGCCGCGCAGTATCCCCGGGGCGCGCATTTACACGCCGCATGCTTTTCGCACGATGGACCCGGATATGGGCGGCCGGGCCCGGCGCGTCTATGGCATGATCGAACGGATTCTCGCGCCGCGTGGGGATCAAATCATCACTGTGAGTTCCGCAGAATATCAGCACGCCGTCGGACTGGGGATCAACGCGCGAAAGCTGACGACAGTTGTGAATGGAGCGACGCTGCACGGTGAGGCGGATCGTGCTGCGGCGCGCGCCTTCATGGAGCTTGGGCCCGATGACGTGGCGGTCGGATTCATCGGACGTCTCGACGCACAAAAAGCGCCACTGCGCTTTGTCGAGGCGGTTTCATTGGCCGCAAAGCAGGCGCCCCACCTGCGCGGCCTCGTGATCGGCGATGGGTCACTGCGTGCGCACGCAGAAGCGCTCAACACCGCAGACGCGGTTCGGTTTCTGGGGTGGCAGGATGGACCGGCGCTGTTTCCCGGCCTCGATGTCTTTTGTATGACCAGCCACTACGAAGCGATGCCCTACACCCTGCTTGAGGCGCTGCATGCGGGCGTGCCGATTGTGACCACCTCTGTTGGCGGCGTCGAAGAAACCGTGAATGAAGGCGTGAACGGATTTGTGCTGCCGACAGACAGCACCGCAGCCGAGATTGCAGAACCGCTGATCAAGCTTGCCACAGACGCCGGGCAACGCGATGCTTTTGGCGCTGAGGCCCAACGCATGGCCATGACACGCACGGTGCAGGTTATGGTCGAGGACACAATACGCGTGTATCAGACCGCCTGCGCGCAGGGCTGACGCGAACCGGGCCGCGTCGCGCGTCGCGTCTACCGTGAGGCACGTCAGTTTTCGCGTTCAACCGCAGGCAAATGCAGCGAACAAGCAGTAAAAGCGAAACGCTTTTAAAGCGTCATGCGAAAAACCTTGATCACGCAACGCTGCCTGAAACCAAGGATTTCAACGCGGTACGTGATGTTTGATGCTTCAGGCATTTCGTCAGACGCTCTAGTAGAGCCCGACAATGCCGGACGCCGTCGTCCCCGTCTGATGCACGACCGTGCAGCGCAGCGGGTAAATCATGCCGGGTTGAACCGATGCGAGGTTAACGGTCTGACCATGTGCCATCGTAACCGTCAGGTTGCCTTCGGCTCCGACGTAGACCGCGCGGGTCACATGCAAAAGTGGTGTGGCATCATCCGGCGTAATCTCGAAAGCTCCGAAAGCAGGTGCATTCAGGCCAGGACTATGGTGTTTGAAAGGATCAGACATGTTCACTCACTTTGGTTTGAAGGATTGACGGCTTCTGCGTGGACTTATGCCCTCAAATATCCTTGCAAAGTGAGAACCCACCGCACGCCCGGTTAGGATATCCGTACCGCGCACGGTCATAGCTTTTCGGGTTTAACCTGAGGCATGCCAGATTGCTTCTCGCATGCGACCAAAGGCAAAGGCAGCGCACATGTGATGCAGGATGGACGCGAAACGCATGTAAGCGTGGCCAACAATTGCGCGCACGTGTCTTCAAGCAGCCACAAAGGTCAACCGTTTGGAGTCTGCGACTGGCGGTGCGCGCATCAGGTGGTCTGATCGACGAATTGCTCAATCGTTTCGGACAGATCATCAAGGCGGGTCAGGTCCGCAGGCACCAGTAATTCAAAGACAGGCGCTTGTGAGACAACGGCACCACAGCGTTTGAGGTGGCTTATCAGATGGGCCTGCCCCAACCGCGTTTCGCCGTAGCGCGCCATAAAGGTATAGCGCAACACTGTCTCAAGCGCCTTGTGCGGGGGCAGGCGAACGGCCTTGGGCGCGCTGACCTCATCGCTCCTGCGCAGCATGAACAGGCTGCCCAAGGGCACCGCATCCTCCGCAATCGGAGTTGCCATCCGCTTTTGTACCTTGGGCAGCGAGGGATGAATCAACCGATCGCTTGCCTCATCGCCAAGGCCGAGCGCCTCGATGGAATCCGGCCAGAGCTTCATGCTCGAAAAACCCGGCTGCACCGTCAGCGTTTCATCTTCAGACAGGGTCTGGCCCACGGCGACCAGATCATCGGTAATCGGCACATGCCCGCGCGCCACCAATGCAGCACTGGTCGTTGACTTGCCGGCCCCCTTGTCCCCCAGAAAAAGCGCCGCATGACCCTGCACCGATACCGCACTAGCGTGCAGACACAGAACGCCCCGCCGTTCAAGCACCAGCGACATCACCAAACCCAGAAGCGCCTGCGACACGAGATAATCCGATACGCCTTCCTTCGGCTCGATCCTGACCGTTGACGGATCATCGATGCAAAATGTTCCGACCGCGTTCCAGTGCATATATTGCCGGTCAGGCTGGATATCGAAATAGGGGTCGAATTCGGGGGCGCGGGCCGGGGAAAGGCCTGTTGTGCGTTCCACACGCACCACGTCGCCCGCCTCTGCTGGATCAACCAGTTCCAGCACATCACAGATGAAATCAGACGCGAGCGTGAGCCCGAACACGGCGTAGTAATGCGGTTCCATCAAATCAGCATCCCCTTGGCCTGTGCTTCACGCCATTCAGTAAGCCCTTTAAACCAATAACTTAAAACGGCCAGTCGCCACAACGCTCTAATCGCAGCCACGTCTGTGACTTCGCGCACAATCACCTGTTGGCGCACTCGCTCTGCGGCATCGGCATTGACGAAATCACCCAGCGGCGCGAAAAATCCAATGTCTTTATCACTGTAAAACTCATGGATGACGGCAGAAATCTCATCCCCGAATTCCGCTTTGTCCGCGCGTGTTCTGATGCTCTCTGGCAGGATCCCGCGCATCGCCTCGCGCAGCACCCATCTGCTGCGGCCATCACGCAGTTTCATTTCTGCAGGAAATGACAGGCACAGGGATACGACACGGCGGTCGAAAAAAGGATATCTTGGCAGAACACCGGCGGCACTGGCCGAACGGTGGAGCACTTCAAACGCCTGCGCCATCAGTGGCGCTTTCAAGGCCCGCAGGTGCGTCAGCCTTTCGGCCCTATTGAAATCCGCCTGCGTCTTTAACAACGGGTCGGGCGCGTATCTTTCTTCCGCGCCGATCTTTCGCTGCAGGTCGGGCGCGATCAACGCCATGGGCTTTTCCGACCAGCCAGCGATGGAAGACCGCTTTGTTTGGTAGCGTGCCAGCTTCAGACACAGGCGGCGCAGCGGATTTCTGGGGCGCATTCCGCTGTAATGGGCGATATGGCTGGCGAAAAGGGTGAGAAACGGCAGGCTATGGACCTGCGCCGCGCCACGCGCCTCACGATAAAGCTGCCAGAATTTCCGGCGTGTCGCCAGTTCCACGAGGCGCCCGTATCCATGCGATATGACCTCATCGCCGCCGTGCCCGTCAATCACCGCCGTCAACCCCAACGCGCGCGCATCGCTGTAGATACGCCGCGATTTCGCAAGGCCTGGTGCGAGAAACAAATCCATCTGTTCGTCGATCAGCGGGCCAAGGTCATCGAGCGGGGGCGCACCCGAAATCGCAATTTTATGCGGTACACTGCCGAAGAGTTCATTGGCCGCGTCGATGTAAGGCGTTTCGTCATATG
Encoded here:
- a CDS encoding spike base protein, RCAP_Rcc01079 family, with protein sequence MSDPFKHHSPGLNAPAFGAFEITPDDATPLLHVTRAVYVGAEGNLTVTMAHGQTVNLASVQPGMIYPLRCTVVHQTGTTASGIVGLY
- a CDS encoding glycosyltransferase family 4 protein, with the translated sequence MQQPLRIALVLETSGGGSGRHALDLAEGLALSGHDVTVIWSPVRAQEDFQTRLLAMPTIKNLQLTMHRAVGLADASSLRALKSLLKAHGPFDVIHGHSSKAGALIRLLPRSIPGARIYTPHAFRTMDPDMGGRARRVYGMIERILAPRGDQIITVSSAEYQHAVGLGINARKLTTVVNGATLHGEADRAAARAFMELGPDDVAVGFIGRLDAQKAPLRFVEAVSLAAKQAPHLRGLVIGDGSLRAHAEALNTADAVRFLGWQDGPALFPGLDVFCMTSHYEAMPYTLLEALHAGVPIVTTSVGGVEETVNEGVNGFVLPTDSTAAEIAEPLIKLATDAGQRDAFGAEAQRMAMTRTVQVMVEDTIRVYQTACAQG
- a CDS encoding asparagine synthase-related protein, translating into MTHCFVSRISLAGTASHAAPARIARLQDQGWHLTQPVAGVDGATTGDAGVCNAAGWVAFGLAFLHDRESVAHHGDASPQQAAEQSDLELLLALRVAKGPDFVHDVCGAFSLVFVHKETGRFEAYRDHFGIFPFYYTVSDGAVTCASDLRACLHVSGIALNADATRLADYIHGEEVDFDRTAFEQVLRLPPAHRLEAAGEGVTPRRYWQLEIPETTVKSDCPARLRDTLQTATGSCLRPEGRVGAMLSGGLDSSALAGLAAKASVAPLKTVSFVYGADKAYDETPYIDAANELFGSVPHKIAISGAPPLDDLGPLIDEQMDLFLAPGLAKSRRIYSDARALGLTAVIDGHGGDEVISHGYGRLVELATRRKFWQLYREARGAAQVHSLPFLTLFASHIAHYSGMRPRNPLRRLCLKLARYQTKRSSIAGWSEKPMALIAPDLQRKIGAEERYAPDPLLKTQADFNRAERLTHLRALKAPLMAQAFEVLHRSASAAGVLPRYPFFDRRVVSLCLSFPAEMKLRDGRSRWVLREAMRGILPESIRTRADKAEFGDEISAVIHEFYSDKDIGFFAPLGDFVNADAAERVRQQVIVREVTDVAAIRALWRLAVLSYWFKGLTEWREAQAKGMLI
- a CDS encoding nucleotidyltransferase family protein, producing the protein MDSSLNTAEMRLHVAFAKVGFTQDEQRAAESLARQVTDWDGFVATAMRNFSLPNMRMHLSRMTPDCVPQKVHDELNTAANASAIRNMLLVSAQHKFKERCLDPLGAEALFFKGISLVSQYYPDLGLRPCRDIDVLVRPETLRPVVLAAIDAGYKFVVPGQAEHPLTEPSEIDAALHYRNDASLLTPEGMAIDLQVKLDKYSGIFSREDVFAQAIPAVLGGKEFMTMPPAFLFNYLCHHHARHVWSRLHWLSDLDALVNAPQFDVDEAVALAQKLNQSGTVEASLEMQRLMSPAQSWDDAPEMWRGFKFLELSLRNLSGDLDLEKRIGFNMKGAEFMFDWQADPSLIRKARLRHSLRVWQPTIRQYTRFPLPRGLRWLYVFPRFMHLLERTRDRGGKKAE